The Victivallis sp. Marseille-Q1083 DNA window TACGGTACCGGCTTCATGGCGGCCGATCCGTTCATTTATTTTCACGATGGGGAGCAGGCGGGCATTCTGGTGTCCGCGCTGGAGCATGACCGGGCGAAGCAGCAGGTGAAGCCGGGCGTTGAAGTGTACGAGAGTACCGTTTTTTCCGCTTCCCGCCATCCGGCCGACCAGATATTGGCGCTGGCGGCGGCGCGCGGCATCCGGCATTTCGAGACGCCCGGTGATTTTCCGCTGCAGCTGGCCGACCGGCTGCGGCAGGACGGCCTGACAGTAACTCCGGTTGCCGGCGGCTTTTTCCCGGAACGACTGTACAAGAGCAGCGCCGAGGTCATGGAAATCACTCTGGCGCAGCAGGCCGGGGAAGCCGGCTACCGGCGGGCCCGGACGATCATCGCCGCCGCCGAAATCGGCCGGGATGACATGCTTTACTGGGAAGGCGAACCGTTGACTTCCGAACGCCTCCGCACCGCCATCGATCTGGAACAGGTCAAACGCGGCGCGCTGCCGGGCGGGACGATTGTCGCCGGTGGGCGTCAGGGCGCGGAGCCGCACAACCGCGGCAACGGCGTTCTCTATGCCCATGCGCCGATTGTCATGGATATTTTTCCGCGGCTGCAATCGACCGGTTACTGGGGGGATTTGACTCGTACGCTGGTCAAGGGAAGCGCTTCCGGTCGGGTGCGGGCGGCGTTTGCCGCCGTGCTGGACGCCCGCGAGAGCGCCAAAGCGGCATTGAAAGCCGGCGCCGTTCCGTCGGAGATCCATGCGCTGGCGGCCGAAATTCTCGAAAAAGCCGGTTTCCCGACCTGGAAGCGTCCGGACGGCCGGAACTGCGGCTTTTTTCATGGACTGGGCCATGGAGTCGGACTGGAAATCCACGAAGCGCCCCGCTTGAGCCCCGGCAATTCGGTGCCGCTGGCCGGCGGCGAGGTAGTCACCGTCGAGCCGGGGGTTTATGATCCGGAGTGGGGCGGCATGCGGCTGGAGGATCTGGTGCAGGTCCGGGAGAACGGCTGCGACTGCCTGACGACGGTTTCCACCGAACTGGAGATCGAATGAAATAAAATCGCTCCGGTTTGACCGGCGCCGCTCCGCCGCGTCACGCTCCGCCCGGCGCGGGCCGAACGCCCGGGCGGGATGGACTGTTATTTTTGAGGTCAGGCCCGGCCGCGGTTGTCGGGCTGCATTGCCGGATAGCGGCTGATCCACTGCTGGACCAGCGGTTCGATGGCGAAATCTTCCGTATCGGCGCAACGTTCCAACTGGGCGTTGCAGTACGGACAGACCAGGTAGGTTTCGATGTCGGCCGGCGTGAGCAGTTCCTGGCATTTCCAGCAGCGCAGCCGCCGGGTCGACAACTCTTCATTATTGTAAAATACCGTTTTTCCGGTCATTGGTTACCTCCGTTTCTTTCAATGAGAGAACA harbors:
- a CDS encoding Xaa-Pro peptidase family protein encodes the protein MMKKAQLIVDGSERSADLLYGTGFMAADPFIYFHDGEQAGILVSALEHDRAKQQVKPGVEVYESTVFSASRHPADQILALAAARGIRHFETPGDFPLQLADRLRQDGLTVTPVAGGFFPERLYKSSAEVMEITLAQQAGEAGYRRARTIIAAAEIGRDDMLYWEGEPLTSERLRTAIDLEQVKRGALPGGTIVAGGRQGAEPHNRGNGVLYAHAPIVMDIFPRLQSTGYWGDLTRTLVKGSASGRVRAAFAAVLDARESAKAALKAGAVPSEIHALAAEILEKAGFPTWKRPDGRNCGFFHGLGHGVGLEIHEAPRLSPGNSVPLAGGEVVTVEPGVYDPEWGGMRLEDLVQVRENGCDCLTTVSTELEIE